The following proteins come from a genomic window of Lycium ferocissimum isolate CSIRO_LF1 chromosome 4, AGI_CSIRO_Lferr_CH_V1, whole genome shotgun sequence:
- the LOC132054455 gene encoding uncharacterized protein LOC132054455, protein MQLSIFSSGVNKILLKKIPNHPIGILNLFSVCLFLILSAPQIQGMRVHPVSLKRNISLREKINSNNVSSTNSEQQQQFPSKLRRLPHVFNNVLELPFRYDADVAVEEKEGFFCFVAKIELQGTGANPTQVKAQAVEIHPGVTKIVVTNGKGDSEDEITLLLEQLNVDTWRYRLPASTMPELATAAFVDGQLIVTVPKGGRGRREFDDKSRGVWGGGGRLVLGR, encoded by the exons ATGCAATTATCAATCTTCTCATCAGGGGTTAATAAGATCTTGTTAAAAAAGATCCCAAACCATCCCATTGGAATTTTGAACCTTTTCAGCGTTTGTCTGTTTCTAATCCTTTCAGCCCCACAAATTCAGGGTATGAGGGTACATCCTGTATCCTTGAAACGAAACATTTCCCTCCGTGAAAAAATCAATTCCAATAatgtttcttcaacaaattCAGAACAGCAACAACAGTTTCCTTCGAAACTCCGGAGATTACCTCACGTATTTAACAACGTCCTGGAATTGCCCTTCCGTTATGATGCTGATGTGGCGGTGGAAGAGAAGGAAGGATTCTTCTGTTTCGTCGCGAAAATCGAACTTCAAGGAACTG GTGCAAACCCAACACAAGTCAAGGCACAGGCGGTGGAGATTCATCCGGGAGTAACGAAGATCGTTGTGACAAACGGGAAGGGAGACAGTGAGGATGAAATTACGTTATTGTTGGAGCAATTGAATGTGGATACATGGAGGTACAGATTGCCTGCTTCGACGATGCCGGAGCTAGCCACGGCGGCTTTTGTGGACGGACAGCTGATTGTGACGGTGCCAAAGGGTGGCCGTGGCCGTAGAGAGTTTGATGATAAATCCAGGGGTGTTTGGGGAGGCGGCGGCCGACTTGTCCTTGGACGATAG
- the LOC132051808 gene encoding uncharacterized protein LOC132051808 isoform X2, with protein MAEALFELEQVLISRKEALTSEEAKLLNSWKQNAVRDFGIGATGASIATWLVTRRLNNLIRMNLTVGVGFYYGIRRFAKCLDSEVEQILSQHGTRLQTGLAEIMLKKYQHDPQVLQRVSKYFFCETVYDDD; from the exons ATGGCGGAAGCTCTGTTTGAGCTGGAACAAGTTCTCATCTCCAGAAAG GAAGCTCTGACAAGTGAAGAAGCTAAACTACTTAATTCATGGAAGCAAAATGCGGTAAGAGATTTTGGGATTGGTGCAACTGGTGCTTCTATTGCCACTTGGTTAG TAACCAGAAGGCTGAATAACCTAATTCGCATGAACCTGACAGTAG GTGTTGGTTTCTATTATGGCATTAGGAGATTTGCCAAGTGTTTGGATTCAGAAGTTGAACAAATTCTCTCTCAGCATGGGACTCGTTTGCAGACTGGGTTGGCAGAAAT aatgttgaagaagtatcaGCATGATCCGCAGGTATTGCAACGTGTCTCCAAATATTTTTTCTGTGAAACTGTTTATGACGACGATTGA
- the LOC132051808 gene encoding uncharacterized protein LOC132051808 isoform X1, translating to MAEALFELEQVLISRKEALTSEEAKLLNSWKQNAVRDFGIGATGASIATWLVTRRLNNLIRMNLTVGVGFYYGIRRFAKCLDSEVEQILSQHGTRLQTGLAEMYCNVSPNIFSVKLFMTTIEQTGQNQGGAFGISLRKILPLLI from the exons ATGGCGGAAGCTCTGTTTGAGCTGGAACAAGTTCTCATCTCCAGAAAG GAAGCTCTGACAAGTGAAGAAGCTAAACTACTTAATTCATGGAAGCAAAATGCGGTAAGAGATTTTGGGATTGGTGCAACTGGTGCTTCTATTGCCACTTGGTTAG TAACCAGAAGGCTGAATAACCTAATTCGCATGAACCTGACAGTAG GTGTTGGTTTCTATTATGGCATTAGGAGATTTGCCAAGTGTTTGGATTCAGAAGTTGAACAAATTCTCTCTCAGCATGGGACTCGTTTGCAGACTGGGTTGGCAGAAAT GTATTGCAACGTGTCTCCAAATATTTTTTCTGTGAAACTGTTTATGACGACGATTGAACAGACCGGCCAAAACCAAGGTGGCGCATTCGGAATCTCTTTGAGGAAGATCTTGCCTCTGCTCATATGA